From Candidatus Rubrimentiphilum sp., one genomic window encodes:
- a CDS encoding YegS/Rv2252/BmrU family lipid kinase has product MRALLVLNELARSGKRQAELVRRTLAECEIDCVDDPDAGNLDAVIAAGGDGTILHVLPLALERALPLGVIPLGTFNDLAHTLDLPFDIPQACAVIKALHTQTIDVARVNGVYYLNEASIGLSSRIARRQTPEAKQRLGSLAVLSATVRSLRDAVQMRVRIEYDGAVERFKTLQLTIANSGHFGGIIRSANAAIDDGWLDLYSVEAQNFLQAIAVAKKVIARDPVSGDGLRVRRSKAFSVNTGHRHRIAADGEPAGTTPALFEVVPGALKVLVPQR; this is encoded by the coding sequence GTGCGTGCGCTCTTAGTGTTGAACGAGCTGGCGCGCTCGGGAAAGCGTCAAGCCGAACTCGTGCGCCGCACGCTCGCAGAGTGCGAAATCGATTGCGTTGACGATCCTGACGCCGGAAATCTGGACGCGGTTATTGCCGCCGGCGGCGACGGCACGATCTTGCATGTATTGCCGCTGGCGCTCGAGCGGGCGTTGCCGCTCGGCGTTATTCCGCTCGGCACGTTTAACGACTTGGCGCACACACTCGATCTGCCGTTCGACATCCCGCAGGCCTGCGCGGTTATCAAAGCGCTGCATACGCAGACTATCGATGTGGCGCGCGTCAACGGCGTGTACTACCTCAACGAAGCCAGCATCGGACTCTCCTCCCGGATCGCGCGGCGGCAGACGCCCGAGGCGAAACAGCGTTTGGGATCGCTCGCCGTACTTTCGGCAACCGTGCGGAGTCTGCGCGACGCCGTGCAGATGCGCGTCCGGATCGAGTACGACGGTGCGGTGGAGAGGTTCAAGACGCTGCAACTGACGATTGCAAACAGCGGCCATTTTGGAGGGATCATCCGTTCGGCCAACGCCGCGATCGACGACGGCTGGCTCGACCTCTACAGCGTGGAAGCGCAGAACTTTCTGCAAGCGATTGCGGTTGCGAAAAAAGTGATCGCGCGAGACCCCGTTTCCGGCGACGGGTTGCGCGTCAGGCGCAGCAAGGCTTTTTCGGTAAATACCGGTCATCGGCACCGCATTGCCGCCGATGGCGAGCCCGCGGGCACGACGCCCGCGTTATTTGAAGTCGTTCCGGGTGCGCTGAAGGTTTTGGTCCCGCAGCGTTAA
- a CDS encoding Pls/PosA family non-ribosomal peptide synthetase: MIAQAHPGVLLGPHRPELIRDEVLADILEATAAEKPDQVALIYGDRQLTYKELNTRADRIASELIEAGVRAGQIVGLWLPRGMDLLVMQAAIAKTGAAWLPFDADTPIERIALCLTDAGAAGIVSCDEFAPLLGRLDQTVWTAGTLALEAELPHEALRRRERVQPGDPAYVIYTSGSTGKPKGIAISQGSICHFLRSENDVLGIRSSDRVYQGFSVAFDMSFEEIWISYLAGATLWIAPKDLAVDPDALPRALAENGITVLHAVPTLLALFTHDVPGLRIINLGGEPCPESLVIEWARDGRRIFNTYGPTETTVSASLAELHPGEPVTIGYPLPNYGMLVVDPENKNELAILPRGEVGELCITGPGVGAGYLGQPKLTSEKFHANPWADDKDAGRLYRTGDLARIDSDGRVHCLGRTDDQVKIRGFRVELGEIEAALSKQPGVGTATVMLYQVDDLDRLVAFVTPKDGSPSSAGVLRDALRESLPPYMVPDHFEVVPEMPRLASGKIDRRALRARHLAPSPDGAADSDSPETPAEEALFAALRKLFPGQSIRRGADFFSDLGGHSLLAARLASALRTDPRFAHVTVSDIYKNRTAGRIAEVLAQAPEPASDAGVNWVAPSARKRWLCGAAQAAAIPVLMAVRMAQWLAPFFIYQIFTGDPGDSIPYAIVLSIGAFLLMTTLEFAVTIAGYRLIAGGLRPGRYPLWGLTFYRWWLADRLVETAPAYLLSGSPMYAWWLRALGARIGNDVVIGGITLRAPSLLTVRDGASVGNAVNFENARVEHGELRLGTIVLDRNSCVGSAAVLEGNTSVGEFGHLEGQSELSDGNDVPPGRIWCGSPARDIGAFDLNTNPPRPKVSGLQLAGESLFFSLGGLLITALFFMPVFASFVLIDWLDNTDKFPWLDGSAIWFQLGKYFVLALPAAALLVIGTALLSGLIRWSMLPRLKAGRWPVHSTVYLAKWLVNQIQETSLNVLHGVYATVYAPFWYRLLGAQVGHSAEISTALGVVPHMLTMGDDTFVGDGVMLGDEQIDGGWMTMKPTVISRRAFVGNGAYIPDGTSVPENVLIGVHTRAPENDLMREGDTWLGSPPLSLPAREQVSGFPEGLTYRPTIWRRISRGFVEAFRIIIPFALATAVGYTVLLNVLPAAEGDRWGQVSWELTVAGVLYGVGTFAFVAVLKWLLIFRYKTCSRPMWTYFVWISEAVTNLYEGIAVPNFMRYLLGTPWLPIAFNLLGCKIGRGVYMDTTDITEFDCVKIGDYSELNAVTCPQTHLFEDRVMKIGHVVIGKRVYMGPRSTVLYDATVGDAAKLGALTLVMKGEYIPAQSSWRGCPAAPAHDAPPRPV, from the coding sequence ATCGAAGCCGGCGTGCGGGCCGGTCAGATCGTTGGGCTGTGGCTGCCGCGCGGCATGGATTTGCTGGTGATGCAGGCGGCGATCGCCAAGACCGGCGCCGCGTGGCTGCCGTTCGACGCGGATACGCCAATCGAACGCATCGCGCTCTGTCTGACCGACGCCGGCGCCGCCGGCATTGTGAGTTGCGACGAATTCGCGCCGCTGCTTGGGCGTCTCGACCAGACCGTGTGGACGGCGGGAACGCTGGCGTTGGAAGCCGAGCTGCCGCACGAAGCGTTGCGCCGGCGCGAACGCGTGCAGCCGGGCGATCCGGCGTACGTGATCTACACCTCGGGATCGACCGGCAAGCCTAAGGGTATCGCGATTAGCCAAGGCAGCATCTGCCATTTTCTGCGCAGCGAGAACGACGTGCTCGGCATTCGGAGCAGCGATCGCGTCTATCAGGGTTTTTCTGTCGCGTTCGACATGTCGTTCGAAGAGATCTGGATCAGCTATTTGGCCGGCGCGACACTGTGGATTGCCCCCAAGGATTTGGCCGTCGATCCGGATGCGCTTCCGCGCGCGCTCGCCGAAAATGGTATCACCGTCCTGCACGCGGTACCGACGCTACTCGCGCTTTTTACGCACGACGTGCCGGGCTTGCGGATCATCAACTTAGGCGGCGAGCCCTGCCCGGAAAGTTTGGTCATAGAGTGGGCGCGCGACGGGCGCCGCATCTTCAACACGTACGGTCCCACAGAGACAACCGTCTCAGCAAGCCTAGCCGAACTTCATCCCGGCGAGCCGGTGACGATCGGCTACCCGCTGCCGAATTACGGTATGCTGGTTGTCGATCCGGAAAATAAAAACGAGCTGGCGATTTTGCCCCGCGGCGAAGTGGGCGAGCTCTGCATCACCGGGCCCGGCGTCGGCGCGGGGTATCTCGGCCAGCCGAAACTGACGAGCGAAAAGTTCCACGCAAATCCGTGGGCCGATGACAAAGACGCGGGCCGCCTGTACCGCACCGGCGATCTCGCGCGCATCGACAGCGACGGCCGCGTTCATTGCTTGGGCCGCACCGACGATCAAGTGAAGATCCGCGGTTTCCGCGTTGAACTCGGCGAGATCGAAGCTGCACTTTCCAAACAACCGGGCGTCGGAACGGCGACCGTTATGCTGTATCAAGTTGACGATCTCGACCGGCTGGTGGCGTTCGTCACGCCCAAGGACGGATCGCCGAGCTCCGCCGGCGTCTTGCGAGATGCACTGCGTGAATCGCTGCCGCCGTACATGGTGCCGGATCACTTTGAGGTCGTGCCGGAGATGCCGCGGCTGGCTTCCGGTAAAATCGATCGCAGGGCGCTGCGAGCGCGCCACCTGGCGCCGTCACCCGACGGCGCCGCAGACTCCGATTCGCCCGAGACGCCCGCGGAAGAAGCGCTGTTCGCTGCATTGCGCAAACTTTTCCCGGGTCAATCGATCCGCCGCGGCGCCGATTTCTTTTCGGATTTAGGCGGCCACTCGCTCTTAGCGGCGAGACTCGCTTCCGCGCTGCGCACCGATCCGCGCTTCGCGCACGTAACGGTGAGCGACATCTACAAAAACCGGACCGCCGGCCGCATCGCGGAAGTCCTCGCGCAAGCTCCGGAACCTGCATCCGATGCCGGCGTGAACTGGGTCGCGCCGAGCGCGCGCAAACGGTGGCTGTGCGGGGCCGCGCAGGCCGCCGCGATACCGGTGCTGATGGCGGTCCGGATGGCGCAGTGGCTAGCGCCGTTCTTCATCTATCAAATTTTCACCGGCGACCCGGGCGATTCTATTCCTTACGCGATCGTGCTCTCGATCGGCGCGTTCTTACTGATGACTACGCTCGAGTTTGCGGTAACCATCGCCGGATACCGGCTGATCGCGGGAGGTTTGCGCCCCGGCCGCTATCCGCTCTGGGGCTTGACGTTCTACCGCTGGTGGCTGGCGGATCGTTTGGTTGAGACTGCGCCGGCATATCTGCTCAGCGGCTCGCCGATGTATGCGTGGTGGCTGCGCGCACTTGGCGCGCGCATCGGAAATGACGTGGTGATCGGCGGTATCACCTTGCGGGCGCCGAGCCTGCTGACCGTTCGTGACGGCGCGAGTGTCGGAAACGCGGTAAACTTTGAAAACGCGCGTGTGGAACACGGCGAACTGCGGCTTGGAACGATCGTTCTCGATCGCAATTCGTGCGTCGGTTCGGCTGCGGTACTCGAAGGCAACACGTCCGTCGGCGAATTCGGCCATCTGGAAGGCCAGTCCGAACTGAGCGACGGCAACGACGTGCCGCCGGGCCGGATCTGGTGCGGATCGCCCGCGCGCGACATCGGCGCTTTCGATCTCAATACGAATCCGCCGCGTCCGAAAGTCTCCGGCTTGCAGCTGGCCGGCGAGTCGCTGTTCTTTTCGTTGGGCGGACTGTTGATCACGGCGTTGTTCTTCATGCCGGTGTTTGCGAGCTTCGTCCTGATCGACTGGCTCGACAACACCGATAAGTTCCCGTGGCTTGACGGGAGCGCGATCTGGTTTCAGCTCGGGAAGTATTTCGTGCTCGCGCTGCCGGCGGCAGCCTTGTTGGTCATAGGTACGGCGCTTCTATCGGGCCTGATTCGTTGGAGTATGCTGCCGCGGCTCAAAGCGGGACGCTGGCCCGTGCACAGCACCGTGTACTTGGCAAAATGGCTGGTCAACCAAATCCAAGAGACGAGTCTCAACGTGCTGCACGGCGTGTACGCCACCGTCTACGCACCGTTCTGGTACCGTTTGCTCGGTGCGCAAGTCGGTCACAGCGCGGAGATCTCCACGGCCTTGGGGGTCGTGCCGCACATGCTGACCATGGGCGACGACACCTTTGTCGGCGACGGCGTCATGCTCGGCGACGAACAGATCGACGGCGGCTGGATGACCATGAAGCCGACCGTGATCTCGCGACGGGCGTTCGTCGGCAACGGCGCCTACATTCCCGACGGCACGAGCGTTCCGGAAAACGTTCTGATCGGCGTGCACACGCGAGCTCCGGAAAACGACCTTATGCGCGAAGGTGACACGTGGCTGGGATCGCCGCCGCTGAGTTTGCCGGCGCGCGAACAGGTGAGCGGTTTTCCCGAAGGGCTGACGTACCGTCCAACAATTTGGCGCCGGATCAGCCGCGGATTCGTGGAGGCATTTCGGATCATCATTCCTTTCGCGCTCGCCACGGCCGTCGGGTATACCGTGTTACTGAACGTTCTGCCGGCGGCGGAGGGCGATCGTTGGGGCCAAGTGAGCTGGGAGTTGACCGTTGCCGGCGTCCTGTACGGCGTGGGAACGTTTGCGTTCGTCGCCGTGCTGAAGTGGCTGTTGATCTTTCGCTACAAGACGTGCAGCCGTCCGATGTGGACGTACTTCGTCTGGATATCCGAGGCGGTGACGAATCTGTACGAGGGCATTGCCGTGCCGAACTTTATGCGCTACCTGCTCGGCACGCCGTGGCTCCCAATCGCGTTCAACCTCCTGGGCTGCAAGATCGGCCGCGGGGTGTACATGGACACAACCGACATTACGGAATTTGACTGCGTCAAGATCGGCGATTACAGCGAGCTCAACGCGGTGACGTGCCCCCAGACCCATCTCTTCGAAGATCGCGTAATGAAGATCGGCCACGTCGTGATCGGCAAACGCGTGTACATGGGACCGCGCAGCACCGTGCTCTACGATGCCACGGTCGGGGATGCGGCCAAACTCGGCGCGCTCACGCTCGTCATGAAGGGCGAATACATTCCGGCCCAATCGAGCTGGCGGGGGTGCCCCGCGGCACCCGCGCACGACGCGCCGCCGCGCCCCGTTTAG
- a CDS encoding copper amine oxidase N-terminal domain-containing protein → MFLCGPGAAAAASSQVAQAAPTTPPADFGTPPSGEVPILYNDHTVYSKPDILKQSRVLAALVRDGQIYVPLRSMFEQMGATVSASADGKTVTAVKSGASVSVTLDKPEVVINGETRPLDVPPMLYKGILLVPVRVISEGMGAYVQWVPSRRLVVVRYIPPTPPPTPEPTVAPTIAPSPTPTPVPTEAPYTVFLQGAVSSRANYNEFSAGQKCPQSYLLAAAIVLNNSPIAVKVDFRQDKYVTSDNLTDLIGNHYTRFSTIDGGTAFTPVFLARQSNWDARLEYKIAAPKIYIGVGYISTSNNYGYPQLNGLGAGIEKLPDLRTGIGWFGSAFYYPTASGNYTVTGGPNNGKTYRQQYAITKYDIGLALSLSRFPVYLYGGYAADMWTAKANAPIGQTHNGPYAGVGIKF, encoded by the coding sequence TTGTTCCTCTGCGGGCCCGGAGCCGCCGCCGCGGCCTCGAGCCAAGTAGCTCAGGCTGCGCCCACCACGCCGCCGGCTGATTTCGGCACTCCGCCTTCGGGTGAAGTTCCGATTCTGTATAACGACCATACGGTCTACTCTAAGCCGGACATCCTCAAGCAGAGTCGCGTGCTAGCCGCACTGGTAAGAGACGGCCAAATCTACGTTCCGCTGCGCAGCATGTTCGAGCAGATGGGCGCAACCGTTTCGGCGTCGGCCGATGGTAAAACCGTCACCGCCGTTAAAAGCGGCGCCAGCGTTTCGGTCACGTTAGACAAGCCCGAGGTCGTCATCAATGGCGAGACGCGGCCGCTCGACGTGCCGCCGATGCTCTACAAGGGCATCTTGCTCGTTCCCGTTCGCGTGATCTCCGAAGGCATGGGTGCATACGTCCAATGGGTCCCCTCGAGACGCCTCGTCGTCGTTCGCTACATTCCGCCGACGCCGCCGCCGACGCCCGAACCTACGGTTGCCCCCACGATCGCACCGAGCCCGACGCCCACACCCGTGCCCACCGAAGCACCCTACACTGTTTTTCTTCAGGGCGCAGTCTCGTCGCGCGCAAACTACAATGAGTTTTCGGCCGGCCAAAAGTGCCCGCAATCCTACTTGCTGGCTGCGGCTATCGTTCTCAATAATTCGCCGATCGCGGTTAAGGTCGACTTCCGTCAAGACAAGTACGTGACCAGCGACAATCTGACGGATCTGATCGGCAACCACTACACCCGGTTCAGCACCATCGACGGCGGCACCGCATTCACACCCGTGTTCTTGGCCCGTCAAAGCAACTGGGACGCGCGTCTGGAGTACAAGATCGCCGCTCCGAAGATCTATATCGGCGTCGGTTATATCAGCACGTCCAACAATTACGGATATCCGCAACTCAACGGTCTTGGCGCCGGCATCGAAAAATTGCCGGACCTACGCACCGGAATCGGTTGGTTCGGCTCCGCGTTCTACTATCCGACCGCGAGCGGTAATTACACGGTTACCGGCGGCCCCAACAACGGCAAGACCTACCGGCAGCAGTACGCGATTACGAAATACGATATCGGACTGGCACTCTCGCTGTCGCGCTTCCCGGTATATCTCTATGGAGGTTACGCTGCCGATATGTGGACCGCGAAAGCCAACGCGCCAATCGGTCAAACCCACAACGGTCCATACGCCGGCGTCGGCATTAAGTTCTAA
- a CDS encoding Crp/Fnr family transcriptional regulator: MKIKEKPFDSKSFLSAVGNGRTIQKYSKNHTIFAQGDPAASVFYIQRGKVKLTIVSARGKEAVIAILGDGFFFGEGCLAGQPVRMATARTITECTIVEVKKAVMTRVLHKEPQFSETFIAHLLTRNIRIEEDLIDQLFNSSEKRLARILLLLANFGKDGRPEEVIPKISQETLAEMIGTTRSRVSYFLNKFRNLGFIEYNGRFRVHTSLLNVILHD; encoded by the coding sequence GTGAAAATTAAAGAGAAACCGTTCGACTCTAAATCGTTCCTGTCAGCCGTGGGCAACGGACGGACGATTCAAAAGTACAGCAAGAACCACACCATCTTCGCGCAGGGAGATCCCGCCGCATCGGTATTCTACATTCAGCGGGGCAAGGTCAAGCTCACGATCGTGTCGGCGCGCGGCAAGGAAGCCGTTATCGCGATCCTCGGCGATGGATTCTTCTTCGGAGAAGGCTGTCTGGCCGGGCAGCCGGTGCGAATGGCGACCGCGCGCACGATTACGGAATGCACGATCGTCGAAGTCAAGAAAGCCGTCATGACTCGCGTCCTCCACAAGGAACCGCAATTCTCCGAGACGTTCATCGCGCATCTGCTCACGCGCAACATCCGCATCGAAGAAGACCTTATCGATCAGCTTTTTAATTCCAGCGAGAAGCGGCTGGCGCGGATTCTCTTGTTGCTCGCCAACTTCGGCAAGGACGGCCGGCCGGAAGAAGTCATCCCGAAGATCAGTCAGGAGACGCTGGCCGAAATGATCGGGACGACCCGTTCCCGAGTCAGCTATTTCTTGAACAAATTCCGCAACCTCGGCTTCATCGAATACAACGGGCGCTTCCGAGTTCACACGTCGCTATTGAATGTGATTCTTCACGACTAG
- a CDS encoding GNAT family N-acetyltransferase, producing the protein MIAALTVRAATLADIPAMAEVHVRCWHETYAGLIPNEHLGRRTVAYRTAQWNEALRDRDQVVFVACESSGDIVGFASGGPSSEPVEGFDAELGALYVLAAAHHRGAGRQLVHAIGGELKSRGFHAAWVRVLTENPAVEFYKKTGAEFICDVEEDIDGCMYREQFYGWRDVAAM; encoded by the coding sequence GTGATCGCGGCTCTCACGGTCCGGGCGGCGACTCTCGCCGATATTCCGGCGATGGCCGAAGTGCACGTGAGGTGCTGGCACGAGACCTACGCGGGGCTCATTCCAAACGAGCATCTAGGCCGCCGAACCGTCGCCTATCGCACAGCGCAGTGGAATGAAGCGCTGCGCGATCGCGATCAGGTCGTCTTCGTCGCCTGCGAAAGCAGCGGCGACATCGTCGGGTTCGCTTCGGGCGGACCGTCGAGCGAGCCCGTCGAGGGATTCGATGCCGAACTCGGAGCGCTCTACGTCCTCGCGGCCGCGCATCACCGCGGCGCAGGCCGGCAGCTCGTGCACGCGATTGGCGGCGAGCTGAAGTCACGCGGTTTTCACGCGGCGTGGGTGCGCGTACTCACCGAAAACCCGGCAGTAGAATTTTACAAAAAGACGGGCGCCGAGTTCATCTGCGACGTCGAGGAAGACATCGACGGGTGTATGTACCGCGAACAGTTTTACGGCTGGCGCGACGTGGCGGCGATGTAG
- a CDS encoding FAD-dependent oxidoreductase, which translates to MKAGIGPGITRRQLLRTASAAGIVSSVPRFALAALREAGTQLTRVLADESRVIRTVVGLRPFRQNGFALSAHRFGRKLLVHNYGHGGGGISLSWGVATLAADLAKGEEARHAAVLGCGVIGLSTARILQERGYSVTIYTKAMPPNTTSNIAGGQWTPTHAFEDNLVTPQFRTTFEKASTVANRRFQLMVGARYGIRWIDNYEVMDKAADEQLISTARRDHIASLYTDIADIDPASTPFRYPFVTRFTTMLIEPNTYLPALISDFYAAGGRIVNKRFDDPAELARLPEPVVFNCTGLGSHKLFNDNNLYPARGQLTILEPQADVNYIVFGFPQILYMFPRSDGIVLGGTFQPHDWSLTPNFQTQREKLALLRQIYR; encoded by the coding sequence ATGAAAGCCGGTATAGGTCCCGGTATAACGCGACGGCAGTTGCTTCGCACCGCGTCCGCGGCCGGCATTGTCTCGAGCGTCCCACGCTTCGCGCTCGCCGCTTTGAGGGAAGCGGGCACGCAGCTCACCCGTGTACTTGCGGATGAATCACGCGTTATCCGCACGGTCGTCGGCCTGCGGCCCTTCCGGCAAAACGGGTTTGCGTTGAGCGCTCACCGGTTCGGCCGAAAACTTCTCGTGCACAATTACGGGCACGGCGGCGGCGGGATCAGCCTTTCGTGGGGCGTTGCAACGCTGGCGGCCGATCTCGCCAAAGGCGAGGAGGCGAGGCACGCGGCAGTACTTGGCTGCGGCGTCATCGGATTGTCGACGGCGCGTATCCTGCAAGAGCGCGGTTACTCAGTTACTATTTATACCAAGGCGATGCCGCCGAACACGACCTCAAACATCGCGGGCGGACAGTGGACGCCGACGCATGCGTTCGAGGACAACCTGGTAACGCCGCAGTTCCGAACCACGTTCGAGAAGGCTTCGACCGTTGCGAATCGCCGCTTTCAGCTTATGGTAGGCGCGCGATACGGCATTCGATGGATCGACAACTATGAGGTCATGGATAAGGCAGCGGACGAACAACTTATTTCCACCGCGCGCCGGGACCACATTGCTTCATTGTATACTGACATCGCCGACATCGATCCGGCCAGCACGCCGTTCCGGTACCCGTTTGTAACGCGGTTCACCACGATGCTGATCGAACCCAACACGTATTTGCCGGCTCTGATCAGCGATTTCTACGCTGCCGGCGGACGCATCGTGAACAAACGCTTCGACGATCCGGCCGAGCTAGCGCGCTTACCGGAGCCGGTCGTCTTTAACTGCACCGGTTTGGGGTCGCACAAGTTGTTTAACGATAACAATCTGTATCCGGCGCGCGGACAGCTCACAATTCTCGAACCGCAAGCGGACGTCAACTACATCGTGTTCGGCTTTCCGCAGATTCTCTACATGTTTCCCAGGAGCGACGGAATCGTGCTTGGAGGAACGTTTCAGCCGCACGATTGGTCGCTGACGCCGAATTTTCAAACGCAGCGCGAGAAGCTCGCCCTGCTTCGACAGATATACCGTTAG
- a CDS encoding ice-binding family protein has product MIHTMLKSLRFLRLRQVAGVLAIATLVACSGGSGCGNCNVPVFVPGSGTPGPVLPTPIPTPAPLSCNQNTTAPNAIVLGPALAPFALLAGSTITNVGNTFVTYTGATHDDLVGVSPGTAVTGFYPPGTVADGPSSIYAATFNTNAAVPLAAESALTTAYNTAAGKASTATVAGDLGGQTLPPGVYTSTSTLAIASGNLTLDGGGNPQSIFIFQIASTLTTVLNGAAGGNVLLQNGASACNIYWQVGSSATLGGATFNGNVLALASITINATTFNGRALARTAAVSIPVISGSLITNPGGS; this is encoded by the coding sequence ATGATACACACCATGCTTAAGTCACTGCGCTTCCTCCGCCTGCGACAGGTCGCCGGAGTACTCGCCATTGCAACGCTCGTCGCATGCAGCGGCGGCAGCGGATGCGGCAACTGCAACGTGCCGGTCTTCGTTCCGGGATCGGGTACGCCTGGACCGGTCTTGCCGACGCCGATTCCGACGCCTGCACCCTTGTCGTGCAACCAAAATACCACCGCGCCGAACGCGATCGTGCTCGGACCGGCACTCGCGCCGTTTGCACTATTGGCCGGATCCACCATCACCAATGTCGGCAACACGTTCGTTACGTACACCGGCGCAACACATGACGATCTCGTCGGCGTATCGCCGGGAACTGCGGTGACGGGATTCTACCCGCCCGGAACGGTCGCGGACGGCCCGAGCTCGATATACGCGGCTACGTTTAACACGAACGCCGCCGTACCGCTAGCCGCCGAAAGCGCTCTAACGACAGCCTACAATACGGCTGCCGGAAAGGCATCGACTGCGACGGTCGCCGGAGATCTCGGCGGGCAAACGCTTCCGCCCGGCGTCTACACCTCAACGTCAACTCTGGCGATTGCATCCGGAAATCTCACGCTTGACGGCGGCGGCAACCCGCAGAGTATCTTCATATTTCAGATAGCGTCCACGCTCACAACCGTCCTGAACGGAGCGGCGGGCGGCAACGTGCTCCTGCAGAATGGCGCGAGCGCCTGCAATATCTATTGGCAGGTCGGCAGTTCGGCTACGCTGGGAGGCGCCACATTCAATGGTAATGTCCTGGCGTTGGCATCGATCACCATAAACGCTACGACGTTCAACGGGCGGGCACTCGCTCGTACGGCCGCTGTTTCAATTCCCGTGATAAGCGGCTCGCTCATCACCAATCCGGGCGGCAGTTAG